One segment of Olsenella uli DSM 7084 DNA contains the following:
- a CDS encoding amino acid ABC transporter ATP-binding protein, which produces MASEQQNSEAPVVRQTPVVRLENVNKHYGDLHVLKDVNLTVRRGEVLVVIGPSGSGKSTMIRTINRLETIDSGCIEIEGQPLPQEGKELAAMRAEVGMVFQSFNLFAHRTILDNVTMGPIEVLGTPKDQAKAEAMELLRRVGVAEQAQKVPAQLSGGQQQRVAIARSLAMHPKAMLFDEPTSALDPEMINEVLEVMVELAREGMTMIVVTHEMGFARRVADRVVFMADGRIMEEGAPEEFFDHPQTERARDFLDSIRGH; this is translated from the coding sequence ATGGCCTCTGAGCAGCAGAACAGCGAAGCGCCCGTCGTCCGTCAAACGCCCGTCGTCCGTCTTGAAAACGTCAACAAGCACTACGGTGACCTGCACGTCCTCAAGGACGTCAACCTGACTGTCCGCAGGGGTGAGGTCCTGGTGGTCATCGGGCCGTCCGGCTCGGGCAAGTCCACCATGATACGCACCATCAACCGTCTGGAGACCATCGACTCGGGATGCATCGAGATCGAGGGCCAGCCCCTGCCCCAGGAGGGCAAGGAGCTCGCCGCCATGCGCGCCGAGGTGGGCATGGTCTTCCAGTCCTTCAACCTCTTTGCGCACCGCACGATCCTGGATAACGTGACCATGGGTCCCATCGAGGTCCTGGGTACGCCCAAGGACCAGGCGAAGGCCGAGGCGATGGAGCTCCTGCGGCGCGTGGGCGTCGCCGAGCAGGCGCAGAAGGTTCCCGCCCAGCTTTCGGGTGGCCAGCAGCAGCGCGTGGCCATCGCTCGCTCGTTGGCGATGCACCCCAAGGCGATGCTCTTCGACGAGCCCACCTCGGCGCTCGATCCCGAGATGATCAACGAGGTCCTCGAGGTCATGGTCGAGCTCGCGCGCGAGGGGATGACCATGATCGTCGTCACGCACGAGATGGGCTTCGCCCGCCGCGTGGCCGACCGCGTGGTGTTCATGGCCGATGGCCGCATCATGGAGGAGGGTGCGCCCGAGGAGTTCTTCGATCATCCCCAGACCGAGCGTGCTCGCGACTTCCTGGACTCCATCAGGGGGCATTAG
- the hcp gene encoding hydroxylamine reductase: protein MVEATLTPERVQQMFCFQCEQTARGTGCTGKQGVCGKSAEVAGLEDQLTGAMIALSQGIVAGAAATAASDRAVMRGLFTCITNVDFDPASVQAAIDHVHAVKTAIAPFDTTPDFDMDALWNEGDEDVRSLKSLVLFGIRGTAAYAYHAAALGRSSRKVFDFFYKALAAIGSDTAADDLLVLVDEAGAVNLDCMAMLDEANTGTYGTPVPTIVPLTVEDGPFIVVTGHDLKDLEELLDQTDGTGVNVYTHGEMLPAHAYPELKRHPQLKGNFGTAWQNQQREFDNLPAPILWTTNCLMPPRKSYADRVWTTGVVDFPGCAHIDDTKGGAKDFSGVIDQAKRLGGYAEAQEFTGINGGHEVTCGFGHGSVLGVADKVIDAVKSGEIRHIFLVGGCDGAKPGRNYYTDFVKATPANSLVLTLACGKFRFNDLDLGTVVGLPRILDMGQCNDAYSAIQVAVALAKAFDCSVNELPLSIVLSWYEQKAVCVLLTLLHLGIKSIKLGPSLPAFVSPGVLDVLVKSYDIAPAGTVEDDLAGCLA, encoded by the coding sequence ATGGTCGAGGCTACGCTCACGCCCGAGAGGGTCCAACAGATGTTCTGCTTCCAGTGCGAGCAGACCGCACGCGGCACGGGTTGCACCGGCAAACAGGGGGTATGCGGCAAATCCGCCGAGGTCGCCGGTCTCGAGGACCAACTCACTGGCGCGATGATCGCGCTGTCCCAGGGGATCGTGGCGGGTGCCGCCGCGACTGCCGCGAGCGACCGGGCCGTCATGCGCGGCCTCTTCACCTGCATCACCAACGTCGACTTTGACCCCGCCTCCGTGCAGGCGGCCATCGACCACGTCCACGCGGTGAAGACCGCCATCGCACCTTTTGACACGACGCCCGACTTCGACATGGACGCGCTCTGGAACGAGGGGGACGAGGACGTGCGCTCCCTGAAGTCGCTCGTGCTCTTTGGCATCCGCGGCACTGCCGCCTACGCATACCACGCCGCCGCACTCGGGCGCAGCAGCCGCAAGGTCTTCGACTTCTTCTACAAGGCGCTGGCCGCCATCGGTTCCGACACGGCGGCCGACGACCTTCTCGTCCTGGTGGACGAGGCGGGCGCTGTCAACCTCGACTGCATGGCCATGCTGGACGAGGCCAACACCGGCACCTACGGCACCCCCGTTCCCACCATCGTGCCGCTCACCGTGGAGGACGGCCCCTTCATCGTTGTCACCGGACACGACCTCAAGGATCTCGAGGAGCTGCTGGACCAGACTGACGGCACCGGCGTCAACGTCTACACCCACGGCGAGATGCTGCCCGCCCACGCCTACCCCGAGCTCAAGCGTCACCCACAGCTGAAGGGCAACTTCGGCACCGCCTGGCAGAACCAGCAGCGCGAGTTTGACAACCTCCCCGCACCCATCCTCTGGACCACCAACTGCCTCATGCCACCCCGCAAGTCCTACGCCGACCGCGTGTGGACGACCGGCGTGGTCGACTTCCCGGGTTGTGCCCATATTGATGACACCAAGGGAGGTGCCAAGGACTTCTCCGGCGTCATCGACCAGGCCAAGAGGCTCGGCGGCTATGCCGAGGCCCAAGAGTTCACCGGCATCAACGGCGGCCATGAGGTCACCTGCGGCTTTGGCCACGGCAGCGTGCTTGGTGTCGCGGACAAGGTCATCGACGCCGTCAAGTCCGGCGAGATCAGGCACATCTTCCTGGTCGGAGGTTGCGACGGCGCCAAGCCCGGCCGCAACTACTACACCGACTTCGTGAAGGCGACGCCCGCCAACTCCCTCGTCCTCACGCTCGCCTGTGGCAAGTTCCGCTTCAACGACCTTGACCTGGGCACCGTTGTCGGCCTCCCCCGCATCCTGGACATGGGGCAGTGCAACGACGCCTACTCTGCCATCCAGGTTGCCGTGGCACTCGCCAAGGCCTTCGACTGCAGCGTCAACGAGCTGCCGCTCTCCATCGTGCTCTCCTGGTACGAGCAGAAGGCCGTCTGCGTCCTGCTCACCTTGCTCCACCTGGGCATCAAGAGCATCAAACTGGGGCCGTCGCTGCCTGCGTTCGTCTCGCCCGGCGTCTTGGACGTCCTGGTCAAGAGCTACGACATCGCTCCCGCCGGTACCGTCGAGGACGACCTGGCCGGCTGCCTGGCGTAA